In Ktedonobacteraceae bacterium, one genomic interval encodes:
- a CDS encoding cysteine desulfurase-like protein has product MQSLDLSPYRRYFPSLALKVNGNHAVYFDNPGGTQVAQQVIDAMVTYFLEANANTHGAFLTSHRTDQVIANARQAMADFLYAGSPDEIVFGPNMTTLTFAFSRAIGKTLQPGDEIVVTVLDHDANVAPWLALQERGVVIRTVDVHPENVTLDMEDMRAKIGERTKLVAVGYASNAVGTINDVTTIIRWAHEAGALAWIDAVQFAPHGPIDVQALDADFLICSSYKFFGPHLGILYGKAEYLERFPAYKVRPSSNDIPERWETGTLNHEGLAGLVGVIDYLAMLGREQGEQYKDAFRTTGGGHMYSGRQLELKVAMQAVMDYERGLSAQLLSGLREIKGIQVYGITNPQDLAWRVPTITCNIEGHSPQELAEYLAEAGIFSWNGNYYALGIMERLGLEEQGGALRLGMAHYNTPEEIDRVLERLEQL; this is encoded by the coding sequence ATGCAATCGCTCGATTTGAGTCCGTATCGTCGTTATTTTCCCTCGCTCGCGTTGAAGGTCAATGGCAACCATGCCGTCTATTTTGATAATCCGGGTGGAACGCAAGTGGCGCAGCAGGTGATCGACGCGATGGTGACATATTTTCTGGAGGCAAATGCCAATACACATGGCGCGTTTCTCACGAGCCACCGTACCGACCAGGTAATTGCGAACGCTCGCCAGGCCATGGCGGATTTTTTGTATGCCGGCAGTCCAGATGAGATCGTATTTGGGCCGAATATGACCACCTTGACGTTTGCTTTCAGCCGCGCCATTGGAAAAACATTGCAGCCGGGCGATGAGATTGTGGTGACAGTGCTGGATCACGATGCCAATGTCGCGCCGTGGCTGGCATTGCAGGAGCGTGGCGTGGTTATTCGCACGGTTGATGTGCATCCAGAGAATGTGACGCTGGATATGGAAGATATGCGGGCAAAGATTGGAGAGCGCACGAAGCTGGTAGCCGTTGGTTATGCTTCGAACGCGGTCGGCACGATCAATGATGTGACGACGATCATTCGTTGGGCGCACGAAGCCGGAGCCCTGGCCTGGATCGATGCCGTGCAGTTCGCTCCACACGGGCCAATTGATGTGCAGGCGCTGGATGCCGATTTCCTGATCTGCTCATCTTATAAGTTCTTTGGCCCGCACCTCGGTATCCTGTATGGTAAGGCCGAGTACCTGGAGCGATTTCCTGCCTATAAGGTGCGTCCATCCAGCAACGATATTCCCGAACGCTGGGAAACGGGCACGCTCAATCACGAGGGATTGGCCGGACTGGTGGGCGTGATTGATTACCTGGCCATGCTGGGTCGCGAACAGGGCGAACAGTATAAGGACGCCTTCAGAACCACTGGCGGTGGGCATATGTATAGCGGGAGGCAGCTGGAGTTGAAGGTGGCGATGCAGGCGGTGATGGATTATGAGCGTGGCTTATCGGCGCAGTTGCTGTCGGGCCTGCGGGAAATAAAGGGCATTCAGGTCTATGGCATTACCAACCCGCAGGATTTAGCATGGAGAGTGCCAACAATTACCTGCAATATTGAGGGTCATTCGCCGCAAGAACTGGCCGAATACCTGGCCGAGGCCGGCATTTTCTCCTGGAACGGCAATTACTATGCGCTCGGTATTATGGAGCGCTTAGGGCTTGAGGAACAGGGTGGAGCATTGCGGCTGGGTATGGCTCATTACAATACGCCCGAAGAGATCGATAGGGTTTTGGAGCGTTTGGAACAATTGTGA
- a CDS encoding DUF6081 family protein yields MDQAQITPIADRQQEEESLIYSDYHSIITGVNRSWEYGGFPLPDGTFWRYREPDAAVVVEGERMRVSAKISRANDQVQILDNAKNMFFSTRLFDVPEQGEISFEWNMRARCANTAPHDLYDGFVSVNLLDFTTGAALDFFVCNDIIATVYAILPFPGVPEPVDPENADRPKYFCDFNELPLETAPGQLHRYRITYSRRKDEVRYFVDGQEVGVYTGVPVKINSLIIALGLMTEKSIEEGKSVSVHGQILTGEWGAFTITTRNA; encoded by the coding sequence ATGGATCAGGCACAGATAACTCCCATTGCGGATAGGCAGCAGGAGGAAGAGTCGCTCATATATTCAGATTATCACAGCATTATTACAGGAGTGAATCGCTCCTGGGAATATGGTGGTTTTCCGCTGCCGGATGGCACCTTCTGGCGCTATCGCGAGCCTGACGCGGCGGTTGTAGTCGAGGGTGAGCGCATGCGCGTATCAGCCAAAATCAGCCGGGCCAACGACCAGGTACAGATACTCGATAACGCCAAAAACATGTTCTTCTCCACGCGGCTCTTCGATGTGCCAGAGCAAGGCGAAATATCATTTGAATGGAATATGCGCGCTCGCTGTGCTAATACTGCCCCGCACGACCTCTATGACGGGTTCGTGTCCGTCAACCTGCTCGACTTCACCACAGGCGCCGCGCTCGACTTCTTCGTCTGCAACGACATCATAGCGACCGTGTACGCTATCTTGCCTTTCCCAGGCGTACCAGAACCCGTCGATCCAGAAAATGCCGACAGACCCAAATACTTCTGCGACTTCAACGAACTCCCGCTAGAGACTGCCCCCGGACAGTTGCATCGCTATCGCATCACCTATTCGAGGAGGAAAGACGAGGTGCGCTATTTCGTGGATGGGCAAGAAGTAGGCGTCTACACCGGAGTTCCGGTCAAAATCAACTCCCTGATCATCGCGCTCGGCTTGATGACCGAGAAAAGCATCGAGGAAGGAAAAAGCGTCTCCGTGCATGGCCAGATTTTGACCGGCGAATGGGGTGCGTTTACGATTACCACTAGAAACGCATAA
- a CDS encoding GTPase, with translation MASKREVKSTGDEKTKQNIISSAVKSLLRRTNRPKSWRDLGIRTLRNLPTNITTVRGFMKAINWREAQGEVLQGLNNTVAIVGQPNSGKSTLFNQIIGKQISPVSPEAGTTKTLIRSDFGPFTLIDTPGHLPDVMESGMDQASVIVFLIDATKGFQKEDRDLYNGIKKLDKPTIIALNKVDQLHGGEGGEQMADEVSVLLGVPGVIPISALKGENVAEELIPAMIEASPEAALVIGRELPIYRREAAQRIIRNATLVSLAAGLEPIPLVDIPILLGTQVRLVLRIAALYGEQMDTADAMKHARELIVTMVGGLSLRYLAEELAKAVPFGGDFVAGAIAGAGTWAIGQVALEYYEGGKRISPNRIRELYTDFYRLFRREKSPSELHQYAIEGSDAQLALEGPKGSDIISEPAGSDTMVRPDAR, from the coding sequence ATGGCTAGCAAACGAGAAGTGAAATCGACCGGTGACGAAAAAACAAAGCAGAACATTATCAGCAGTGCGGTAAAGAGTTTACTACGTCGCACGAACCGCCCCAAAAGTTGGCGCGATCTGGGTATCCGGACACTGAGGAATTTGCCGACGAACATTACGACGGTGCGGGGATTTATGAAGGCTATTAACTGGCGGGAGGCTCAAGGCGAAGTCCTCCAGGGGCTTAATAACACGGTCGCCATTGTAGGCCAGCCCAATAGTGGGAAGAGTACTCTTTTCAATCAGATTATCGGCAAGCAAATTTCTCCTGTTTCGCCCGAAGCCGGTACGACCAAGACCTTGATACGCAGTGATTTTGGCCCTTTCACGCTGATCGATACGCCAGGACACTTGCCGGATGTGATGGAAAGTGGCATGGATCAGGCTAGTGTGATCGTGTTTCTCATTGATGCCACAAAAGGGTTTCAGAAGGAAGACCGCGACCTCTACAACGGCATAAAGAAACTCGATAAACCCACTATTATCGCTCTCAATAAGGTTGACCAGCTGCATGGCGGCGAAGGCGGTGAGCAGATGGCTGACGAGGTGTCGGTGCTGCTCGGCGTGCCGGGAGTAATACCGATTTCAGCCCTCAAAGGCGAGAATGTGGCCGAGGAACTTATTCCCGCAATGATTGAGGCCAGCCCTGAGGCGGCGCTGGTGATCGGGCGTGAGCTTCCTATCTATCGTCGCGAGGCCGCCCAGCGGATTATTCGCAATGCCACGCTGGTTAGCCTGGCAGCCGGCTTAGAGCCGATACCTTTGGTGGATATTCCTATTCTACTAGGGACGCAGGTACGCCTGGTTTTACGGATAGCGGCGTTGTATGGCGAGCAGATGGACACGGCGGACGCTATGAAACATGCACGCGAACTGATTGTCACCATGGTCGGCGGCTTGAGCCTGCGCTACCTCGCCGAAGAGTTGGCCAAAGCTGTTCCGTTTGGTGGTGATTTCGTTGCCGGAGCAATTGCCGGTGCCGGCACATGGGCTATCGGACAGGTCGCGCTTGAGTACTATGAGGGTGGCAAACGCATCAGTCCCAACCGTATACGCGAGCTTTATACAGACTTTTATCGCCTCTTCCGCCGGGAAAAATCTCCGTCAGAATTGCACCAGTACGCGATCGAGGGCAGCGATGCTCAACTAGCGCTGGAGGGGCCAAAGGGAAGTGACATAATCTCGGAACCCGCTGGCAGTGACACAATGGTGAGGCCGGATGCGCGGTGA